A window of Plasmodium brasilianum strain Bolivian I chromosome 8, whole genome shotgun sequence contains these coding sequences:
- a CDS encoding pre-mRNA-splicing factor PRP46, translated as MKNVLAEKLCNDNFNKIEENEKEENILKRSLCLSKNMFIGNDILTPYNYNLLAYDPNVNNRISKVEQDDDNNELNDLKEISTLAISDGNNIKNYEEMYKENELNARRKNMRENVMKKLTSIKVNINMRELDEYSPVKKLYVKKVEKDDIQKGREKNKKLKTKKKKKISILNSIINDDEMTNDVIEQDFNNITNTNVIPYDMCESERNDNEKNSRSILPFINTVQSDTNSGPIINKLDDSVLSSDVLKNIKTLDIYKKIKKPKWHFPYKLYRVILGHSGWVNCVDVDISNEWFATGANDRLIKIWDLATCKLKLTLTGHINSIRDIKISKKNPYLFSCGEDNRVKCWDLEYNKVIRDYHGHLSGVYCLSLHPSLDVLMSGGRDAVVRVWDIRTKSSIFVLSGHTGTIMSLCSQSVEPQIVSGSQDKMIRLWDLNNGKCRIALTHHKKSIRSLSIHPFEYSFCSCATDNVKVWYGADAEFDRNITGFNSIINCSLIKQDSYFNDSSILILGSNNGQLHFYDWSSGYKYDTLSNKVVPGTVECENSTLSMTFDKSESRLITTHGDKSIKIWKENEDATPENFPIKWNPYEHFKF; from the exons atgaaaaatgttttGGCAGAAAAACTTTGCaatgataattttaacaaaattgaagaaaatgaaaaagaagaaaatatattaaaaagaagcTTGTGCttatcaaaaaatatgtttataggaaatgatatattaacaccatataattataatttacttGCTTATGATCCAAACGTAAATAACAGAATAAGTAAAGTAGAACaagatgatgataataatgagctaaatgatttaaaagaaatttccACATTAGCTATTTCAGatggaaataatataaaaaattatgaagaaatgtataaagaaaatgaacTCAACgctagaagaaaaaatatgagaGAAAatgttatgaaaaaattaacctCTATAAAggtaaatattaatatgagAGAATTAGATGAATATTCCcctgtaaaaaaattatatgtaaaaaaagttGAAAAGGATGATATACAAAAGggaagagaaaaaaacaaaaaactaaaaacaaaaaaaaagaaaaaaatatccaTTTTAAATAGTATTATAAATGATGACGAAATGACAAATGATGTTATTGAACAAGactttaataatattacgaATACAAACGTAATACCGTATGATATGTGTGAGAGTGAAAGAAATGATAATGAAAAGAACAGTAGGAGTATTTTACCCTTTATAAATACAGTACAAAGTGATACAAATAGTGGACCGATTATAAATAAGTTAGACGACAGCGTACTAAGTAGTGATGtattaaagaatattaaaacgttagatatttataaaaaaattaaaaaaccgAAATGGCATTTCccttataaattatatagagTAATTTTGGGACATTCTGGATGGGTTAATTGTGTTGATGTTGATATAAGTAACGAATGGTTTGCAACTGGTGCAAATGAcagattaattaaaatttggGATTTAGCTACctgtaaattaaaattaaccTTAACAGGTCATATAAATAGTATTAGAGacataaaaatttcaaaaaaaaatccatATCTTTTTAGTTGTGGTGAAGATAATAGAGTCAAGTGTTGGGAtttagaatataataaagtaataagAGATTACCATGGACATTTATCAGGTGTTTATTGTTTATCTTTACATCCTTCATTAGATGTATTAATGAGTGGAGGAAGGGATGCAGTTGTAAGAGTATGGGATATTAGAACAAAGAGTTCCATTTTTGTATTGTCAGGACATACAGGCACTATTATGTCATTATGTTCTCAATCTGTTGAACCCCAAATTGTTTCAGGATCTCAAGACAAAATGATAAGACTATGGGACTTAAATAATGGAAAATGTAGAATAGCATTAACTCATcacaaaaaaagtattagATCATTATCAATTCATCCGTTCGAATATAGTTTTTGTAGTTGTGCAACGGATAATGTTAAAGTATGGTATGGAGCAGATGCTGAATTTGACAGGAATATTACAGGGTTTAATTCTATTATTAACTGTAGTTTAATTAAACAAGATTCTTATTTTAACGATTCctctatattaatattaggTAGTAATAATGGTCAGTTGCATTTTTATGATTGGTCAAGCGGTTATAAATATGATACATTATCAAACAAAGTAGTTCCTGGAACTGTGGAGTGTGAAAATTCTACACTTTCTATGACTTTTGATAAAAGTGAAAGTAGATTAATAACAACACATGGGGATAAGTCCATTAAA atttGGAAGGAAAATGAAGACGCAACACCGGAAAATTTTCCTATAAAATGGAATCCTtatgaacattttaaattCTAA
- a CDS encoding hypothetical protein (Plasmodium exported protein), which produces MKSSSVSSLGTSDKYPRRGKIYRLLFFINFFFTFNNSYDNNINNYIEVCVSNRRTNSRCLSQQGRFFGPEIDMLKDAVSGYFFRGHNNNNNDRGDKNPEVVEPVYGSVPPRNYRDHRYYHNNEDIRTHDNYDISDNCGGPRYGMHNPNVSEVVTYYKSGDPMNNSVMRHPVYYETKQVDNALIPKSSMLGYLKHFLLDQQLFASPVLNRMAPLIFLMFVYYVISALISNFRHVLALYFLARIVKLHYNNN; this is translated from the exons ATGAAAAGTTCTTCTGTTTCCAGTTTGGGAACTTCAGATAAATACCCGCGTAggggaaaaatatatagattattattttttattaatttcttc TTTACCTTTAACAATTcctatgataataatataaataattacattgAAGTATGTGTATCAAATAGAAGAACGAACAGTAGATGTTTATCACAACAGGGTCGATTTTTTGGCCCAGAAATAGACATGTTAAAGGACGCAGTTTCGGGTTATTTCTTTCGTGGccataacaataataataatgatagaGGAGATAAGAATCCTGAAGTTGTAGAACCTGTATATGGGTCTGTTCCTCCTAGGAATTATCGTGATCATCGTTACTACCATAATAATGAAGATATTAGAACACATGATAATTATGATATAAGTGATAATTGTGGCGGTCCTAGATATGGAATGCATAATCCTAATGTATCAGAAGTAGTAACATATTACAAATCAGGAGATCCCATGAATAATTCTGTAATGAGACATCCAGTATATTATGAAACGAAACAAGTGGATAATGCACTTATACCGAAGTCGTCTATGTTAGgttatttaaaacattttcttTTAGATCAACAATTATTTGCATCACCTGTATTAAATAGAATGGCTccacttatatttttaatgtttgtATATTACGTAATATCTGCTTTAATAAGTAATTTTCGCCATGTACTAgcactatattttttagcgAGAATAGTAAAGttacattataataataattaa
- a CDS encoding hypothetical protein (Plasmodium exported protein): protein MSVFYKIGTFFFLTWICHFVNDDSKLNNILNAQHNVDRKLDTRTYRLLARHKNENDSDILFLNEEMPNNRVYNKKRETCRRKRSNGSSFNNEEDYEQIGKSIPYLYTERCSNPNKRKVDKLYYLCKVRNIMNTDITNLRRSVRDKYVFLISSFITLLVIGAALTFALKEKGFKIGTIPDGSFYLSDVIVFVTLPVIILLLFIFIFRKVVKTYRSANFKCKLHKTKHVLLK, encoded by the exons atgagcgtattttataaaattggaacgtttttctttttaacgTGGATATGTCATTTTGTCAATGATGat agcaagttaaataatattttgaatgCACAGCATAATGTTGATAGAAAATTAGATACAAGAACATATCGATTACTAGCAAgacataaaaatgaaaacgattcagacattttatttttaaatgaagagATGCCAAATAATAGAGtgtacaataaaaaaagggaaactTGCAGAAGGAAACGATCAAATGGAAGttcatttaataatgaagaaGACTATGAACAAATTGGGAAAAGTATACCTTATTTATACACAGAAAGATGTTCAAATCCTAATAAAAGGAAGGTGGacaaattatattacttATGTAAAGTTAGGAATATAATGAATACTGATATAACTAATTTAAGAAGGAGTGTCCGtgataaatatgttttcctTATTAGTTCTTTTATTACACTTTTAGTAATTGGAGCGGCATTGACTTTTgcattaaaagaaaaaggttTTAAAATTGGAACTATTCCTGATGGTAGTTTTTATTTGTCAGACGTGATTGTTTTTGTAACATTAcctgttataattttattactttttattttcatcttcaGAAAAGTTGTAAAAACCTATAGATCAGCgaattttaaatgtaaattgCACAAAACGAAACATGTTTTACTAAAATAA
- a CDS encoding PIR protein yields MASIFEGLPSDKFYAKLNENVSEQNAYESYYDILKEYSEKYSWISDVCKKLQRNLSIIAEENTKNVPFRKKHWYDVNFWLVEQVYKNLHYNRNHGDYKNIISTFLDVWKKIIHDKYPQYNDSLAPDEIYDMDMMTENKYLFDYMENYEDLKQIIINNSHNIWDKHFDYFKKRVALYYKWKGWFTFNNGKNNKYFDDFNKYDIKDYFFSLPWYKKVTYYFHPCYNKIMGALEEFKESTIEVKAGKGYMQNSEIFIVKKAPAVNQTQRNKEQTKLMAKVQLDSSKNEIKSEQIQNILEQNRSVTVESPRSTVQSTSSTIETSSSPGKSISSEGPTKTPEVIFKSPEITTTTFEGQDINLTGQSTSSTINSAILLNNVEGLDIIPLSDTYTISPFTSFINKPYIIVAVFLFIFILSFIWYKYNVGGQLMSLYHKRKKKEHRKYIHYKELALLNQSSQSFYSDSHRDIYMLTYHGCLRS; encoded by the exons ATG GCTTCTATATTTGAAGGTTTACCCTCAGATAAATTTTATGCAAAGTTGAATGAAAATGTGTCTGAGCAAAATGCATATGAATCTTATTacgatattttaaaagaatattcaGAAAAATACTCATGGATTTCTGATGTTTGTAAGAAACTTCAAAGAAACTTATCAATAATTGCAGAAGAAAATACAAAGAATGTCCCTTTCAGGAAGAAACATTGGTACGATGTAAATTTCTGGTTAGTAGAGCAGGTATATAAAAACTTACATTATAATAGAAATCATGGAgattataagaatattatttctaCTTTTCTAGATGtgtggaaaaaaattattcatgaCAAATACCCTCAATATAATGATTCATTAGCTCCAGAcgaaatatatgatatgGACATGATGACAGAAAATAAGTATCTATTTGATTATATGGAAAATTATGAGGACcttaaacaaattattattaacaattcTCATAATATATGGGATAAACATTTTGACTACTTTAAAAAGAGGGTTGCATTATATTATAAGTGGAAAGGTTGGTTCACATTTAACaatggtaaaaataataaatattttgatgattttaacaaatacgatataaaagattatttttttagctTACCGTGGTATAAAAAAGTgacatattattttcacccatgttataataaaattatgggAGCATTAGAAGAATTTAAAGAATCAACTATAGAGGTAAAAGCGGGAAAAGGATATATGCAAAATTCtgaaatttttatagtaaaaaaagcACCTGCAGTAAATCAGACgcaaagaaataaagaacaaACAAAACTAATGGCAAAAGTTCAATTGGATtcttcaaaaaatgaaataaaatcaGAACagattcaaaatatattagaacaAAATAGAAGTGTTACAGTAGAATCTCCACGTTCTACAGTACAATCTACCAGTTCTACAATAGAGACCTCAAGTTCACCGGGAAAATCTATAAGTTCAGAGGGACCGACTAAAACACCAGAGGTAATATTTAAATCTCCAGAGATAACAACTACAACCTTCGAGGGACAAGATATAAACCTCACGGGACAATCTACAAGTTCCACAATAAATTCAGCCATTTTACTAAATAATGTAGAAGGTTTAGATATCATTCCATTATCCGACACATATACAATAAGTCCATTTACATCATTCATTAATAAACCGTATATTATTGTAgctgtatttttatttatttttattcttagcTTTATTTGGTATaag tATAATGTGGGAGGACAATTAATGTCACTTTAtcacaaaagaaaaaagaaagaacatAGGAAgtatattcattataaagAGTTGGCGCTACTAAATCAGAGCTCTCAATCCTTTTATAGTGACTCTCATagggatatatatatgttaacatATCATGGATGTTTAAGGAGTTGA
- a CDS encoding PIR protein, producing MLTRNLKDFHKLNNKEYKTTVNNTSHMIFDEIDYGRKRIIENQVAISIKYKVLHAYFKNYKYIISNSYNEVNADICKNYLQYIHDLYKTEESDCYCLVQEHLNPKDILTENGSTQKENDRISVLEDKKLKSNDN from the exons ATGCTTACAAGGAATTTAAAAGATTTccataaattaaataataaagagtATAAAACCACTGTGAATAATACTAGTCATATGATATTTGATGAAATAg ATTATGGGCGAAAACGGATTATAGAAAATCAAGTAGCAATTAGT ATAAAGTATAAAGTGTTGCAtgcttattttaaaaattacaagtATATCATAAGTAATAGCTATAATGAAGTTAATGctgatatatgtaaaaattatcttCAGTATATCCATGATCTCTATAAAACTGAGGAGAGTGATTGTTACTG TTTAGTTCAAGAACATCTCAATCCAAAGGATATTTTAACTGAAAATGGAAGTACACAGAAAGAGAATGATAGAATTTCTGTTTTAGAAGATAAGAAGCTTAAATCCAATGACAACTGA